In a single window of the Papaver somniferum cultivar HN1 chromosome 8, ASM357369v1, whole genome shotgun sequence genome:
- the LOC113302081 gene encoding dynamin-related protein 1E-like — MATSMESLIGLVNRIQRACTVLGDYGGDNALPTLWEALPSVAVVGGQSSGKSSVLESIVGRDFLPRGSGIVTRRPLVLQLHKIDDGTEYAEFLHLPKRRFTDFAMVRKEIQDETDRITGKSKEISPVPIHLSIYSPNVVNLTMIDLPGLTKVAIEGQPQSIVEDIENMVRSYVEKPNSIILAISPANQDIATSDAIKLAKEVDPLGERTFGVLTKLDLMDKGTNAIEVLEGRSYRLQHPWVGIVNRSQADINKNVDMIVARRREREYFATSPDYGHLAHKMGSEYLAKLLSQHLESVIRTQIPGIASLINKSIEELEGEMDHLGRPVAVDAGAQLYTILELCRAFDRIFKEHLDGGRRGGDRIYGVFDNQLPAALRKLPFDRHLSLDNVRKVVSQADGYQPHLIAPEQGYRRLIEGALNYFRGPAEASVDAVHNVLMDLVRKSIGETQELRRFPTLQSEIAAASYEALERFREEGRKTTLRLVDMESSYLTVDFFRRLPQDVEKGGNPAASTVDRYTEGHFRRIGSNVSSYVGMVSDTLKTNIPKAVVYCQVREAKMSLLNHFYTQVGRKEGKQLAQLLDEDPALMERRQQCAKRLELYKSARDEIDSVAWA; from the exons ATGGCAACAAGTATGGAGAGTTTAATCGGTTTAGTAAACAGAATACAAAGAGCTTGCACTGTTCTTGGTGATTACGGTGGTGATAACGCTTTACCTACTCTTTGGGAAGCTCTTccttctgttgctgttgttggcGGACAA AGTTCTGGAAAATCTTCAGTTCTGGAGAGTATTGTTGGACGTGATTTTCTACCTAGAGGATCTG GGATTGTTACTAGGAGGCCATTAGTTTTGCAGCTACACAAAATTGACGATGGAACTGAGTATGCGGAATTTCTTCATTTACCTAAGAGGAGGTTCACCGACTTTG CCATGGTGCGAAAAGAAATTCAAGACGAAACTGATAGAATTACAGGGAAATCCAAAGAGATATCACCTGTTCCTATTCATCTTAGTATTTACTCCCCAaatg TTGTTAATTTGACAATGATAGATCTACCTGGTCTCACTAAGGTTGCCATAG AGGGACAACCACAATCTATTGTCGAAGATATTGAAAACATGGTTCGCTCTTATGTAGAGAAG CCAAACAGCATCATACTAGCAATATCTCCAGCAAATCAAGATATAGCAACATCTGATGCTATTAAACTCGCTAAAGAAGTTGATCCGCTAG GTGAAAGAACATTTGGTGTGCTGACCAAGCTAGATTTGATGGACAAGGGAACAAATGCAATTGAG GTTCTCGAAGGACGATCATATAGGCTGCAGCATCCTTGGGTTGGAATTGTTAACCGTTCTCAAGCTGATATCAATAAAAATGTTGATATGATTGTTGCACGACGTAGAGAGCGTGAATATTTTgcaactagtcctgattatggaCACCTAGCGCATAAGATGGGTTCAGAATACCTTGCTAAATTACTCTCACAG CACTTGGAGTCTGTTATCAGAACACAAATACCAGGTATAGCATCATTGATCAACAAATCTATTGAGGAACTTGAAGGAGAGATGGACCACCTTGGCAGGCCTGTTGCTGTCGACGCCGGG GCCCAGTTGTACACCATCTTAGAACTTTGCCGTGCCTTTGACCGGATCTTCAAGGAGCATCTGGATGGAGG GAGACGTGGTGGAGATCGTATATATGGAGTATTTGACAATCAGCTTCCTGCTGCATTGAGGAAGCTGCCGTTTGACCGACATCTATCGTTGGATAATGTGAGGAAAGTTGTTTCGCAGGCAGATGGTTATCAACCCCATCTGATTGCTCCGGAGCAAGGTTACAGGCGTCTCATTGAAGGGGCTCTCAATTATTTTAGAGGGCCAGCTGAAGCTTCTGTAGATGCT GTACATAACGTACTCATGGACCTTGTCAGAAAGTCAATCGGAGAAACACAG GAGTTGAGGCGTTTCCCAACACTTCAATCTGAAATAGCTGCAGCATCATATGAAGCCTTAGAAAGGTTCCGGGAGGAGGGTAGGAAAACAACCTTGCGATTGGTGGATATGGAATCCTCCTATCTGACTGTGGATTTCTTCAGGAGACTCCCTCAGGATGTGGAGAAGGGGGGGAACCCAGCTGCTTCCACTGTGGATAGGTACACAGAGGGTCACTTCAGGAGGATTGGATCAAATGTCTCCTCATATGTGGGTATGGTGTCTGATACTCTCAAGACCAATATCCCTAAAGCAGTTGTGTATTGTCAAGTAAGGGAAGCAAAGATGTCTTTACTCAATCACTTCTATACACAAGTGGGCAGAAAAGAG GGTAAACAGCTAGCGCAACTATTGGATGAAGACCCTGCTTTGATGGAAAGGAGGCAGCAGTGCGCCAAGAGGCTGGAATTATACAAGTCAGCAAGGGACGAGATCGATTCGGTGGCATGGGCGTGA
- the LOC113305783 gene encoding uncharacterized protein LOC113305783 — translation MLDFNHCINSCELISAPKTSIKFSWCNNIAGVKRILCNLDRAVYSSKWLDLYPNWEYNVGAMDVSDHGPLTGKNKDISKPHNIPFKDFKIWSTHETYMQVVEAEWKKEIHGTPIFVYMQKLKLLKVTLKKWNWEIFGDINTKMIQADKNVLSATLLFDSSPEDIYLLNKLVSARGTQEIISAQQREFLHQKSRVKWLKYGAANTRFFHITMKLKNAHNNISELETINGSLVATHHEISKELVKFSS, via the coding sequence ATGCTAGATTTCAACCATTGTATCAACTCATGTGAATTAATTTCTGCTCCAAAAACTAGTATTAAATTCTCTTGGTGTAATAACATAGCTGGTGTTAAGAGGATACTCTGCAATTTAGATAGAGCAGTATACAGTTCAAAGTGGTTGGACTTATACCCTAACTGGGAATATAATGTTGGAGCCATGGATGTGTCAGATCATGGACCTTTAACTggaaaaaataaagatatatctaAGCCACATAACATACCATTTAAAGATTTCAAGATATGGTCCACTCATGAAACATATATGCAAGTAGTTGAAGCTGAATGGAAAAAGGAGATACATGGTACTCCTATCTTTGTATATATGCAAAAACTTAAACTTCTAAAGGTAACTCTGAAGAAGTGGAATTGGGAAATCTTTGGAGATATAAACACTAAGATGATACAGGCTGACAAGAATGTTTTATCTGCTACCCTCTTATTTGATAGTAGTCCAGAAGACATTTATCTCTTGAACAAATTGGTGTCTGCTAGAGGGACTCAAGAAATTATTTCAGCTCAACAAAGGGAGTTCCTTCATCAAAAATCCAGAGTCAAATGGCTAAAATATGGTGCAGCTAACACAAGATTCTTCCATATAACTATGAAACTCAAGAATGCTCATAATAATATTTCTGAACTTGAGACAATTAATGGGTCATTAGTGGCTACTCACCATGAAATTTCTAAGGAACTAGTTAAATTCTCAAGCTAA